In the genome of Cryptomeria japonica chromosome 8, Sugi_1.0, whole genome shotgun sequence, one region contains:
- the LOC131060013 gene encoding uncharacterized protein LOC131060013 isoform X3, with protein sequence MHWTVTRKANDSDYEVHAMHDAPEVITQTGGYIGESSHARGEEAPSSYIDDVLLMTEDELRQIQEGTLSAISFGLDSLTGTSSTSVVQCDLGSGSAIGDKGKRILGFTSLMTTPDIPEEEEEMPRVDVVYENIQNIPPLPKTYIKSPAKLKRKRGDEDPSEPSSVAKRIDFDDPSAA encoded by the exons ATGCATTGGACTGTGACCAGAAAAGCGAACGATTCAG attacgaggtgcatgcgatgcatgatgcaccagaggttattacacagactggaggatacattggggagtcctcacatgctagaggcgaggaggcaccgtcatcatacattgatgatgtattg ttgatgaccgaggatgagttgagacagattcaggaaggcaccttgtcggccatttcatttggcctcgatagcttgacg ggcacaagcagcacaagtgtggtgcagtgtgatctaggatctggtagtgcaattggagacaagggaaag agaatccttggcttcacatccttgatgactacacccgatatacctgaagaagaagaagagatgcctcgagtagat gttgtttatgaaaatattcaaaacatacctcctctaccgaagacatacatcaagagtcctgcaaagctgaagagaaaacgtggagatgag gatccttcagagccgagcagtgtggcgaagaggatcgattttgatgatccatcagcagcttag
- the LOC131060013 gene encoding uncharacterized protein LOC131060013 isoform X2 → MGDNNENTDQPQLQQPNPHLPNPPSIQDLIAQNLNELRGIAEVYRRIPRLNPLFDPLTSIVKSMETMTKEHDATLLWRDSMKEKYADGLLYKDIKDLEISKAEIPSLFVNPHTGQPVDPKKIKLSIKWCTNDGIVKNFWDRWWMVFDKPPNNNLDIPFYFIKKLYPEFVLQKHVNYFDIQPFQGVGLGMPQNRPGAVRVVQGPYVPPPPVDPPPAVQHPDIICEAASRTISAIHSLSSLLVSQAASVAQPTFDGSGASGGADTSSSTPHICVPHSCVMCGHVCLGPVGQPVDPAVDSADYEVHAMHDAPEVITQTGGYIGESSHARGEEAPSSYIDDVLLMTEDELRQIQEGTLSAISFGLDSLTGTSSTSVVQCDLGSGSAIGDKGKVVYENIQNIPPLPKTYIKSPAKLKRKRGDEDPSEPSSVAKRIDFDDPSAA, encoded by the exons atgggagataacaatgaaaacactgaccaaccacaactacaacaaccaaaccctcatttgccaaaccccccctcaattcaagatttgattgcacaaaatttgaatgaattgagggggattgcagaagtatatcgtaggatccctcgtctaaacccattgtttgatcctctcacgtcgatcgtaaaaagtatggaaaccatgactaaggagcacgatgccacccttttgtggcgagattctatgaaggaaaaatatgcagatggcttgttgtataaggatatcaaggatcttgagatatccaaagccgaaatcccctcattgtttgtcaatccccatactggtcagcctgtagatcccaaaaaaataaaactttctatcaaatggtgcacaaatgatgggattgtgaaaaacttttgggatcgttggtggatggttttcgacaaaccacccaacaacaatcttgatatccccttctatttcataaaaaaattgtatcctgagtttgttttacagaaacatgtgaactactttgacatccaacctttccagggtgtaggtttaggtatgccccaaaatagacctggggcagttagagtagtccaaggcccatatgtcccccctcctcctgttgatcccccacctgcagttcagcatcctgatatcatttgtgaggcggcttcacggaccatatcggctattcactctttgagtagccttttggtttctcaggctgcgtcagtagctcagcctacttttgatggtagcggtgcatcaggtggtgctgacacgtcatcctcgactccacacatatgtgtgccacatagttgtgtcatgtgtgggcacgtatgcttgggtccagttggacagcccgttgatcctgctgtggacagtgcagattacgaggtgcatgcgatgcatgatgcaccagaggttattacacagactggaggatacattggggagtcctcacatgctagaggcgaggaggcaccgtcatcatacattgatgatgtattg ttgatgaccgaggatgagttgagacagattcaggaaggcaccttgtcggccatttcatttggcctcgatagcttgacg ggcacaagcagcacaagtgtggtgcagtgtgatctaggatctggtagtgcaattggagacaagggaaag gttgtttatgaaaatattcaaaacatacctcctctaccgaagacatacatcaagagtcctgcaaagctgaagagaaaacgtggagatgag gatccttcagagccgagcagtgtggcgaagaggatcgattttgatgatccatcagcagcttag
- the LOC131060013 gene encoding uncharacterized protein LOC131060013 isoform X1, protein MGDNNENTDQPQLQQPNPHLPNPPSIQDLIAQNLNELRGIAEVYRRIPRLNPLFDPLTSIVKSMETMTKEHDATLLWRDSMKEKYADGLLYKDIKDLEISKAEIPSLFVNPHTGQPVDPKKIKLSIKWCTNDGIVKNFWDRWWMVFDKPPNNNLDIPFYFIKKLYPEFVLQKHVNYFDIQPFQGVGLGMPQNRPGAVRVVQGPYVPPPPVDPPPAVQHPDIICEAASRTISAIHSLSSLLVSQAASVAQPTFDGSGASGGADTSSSTPHICVPHSCVMCGHVCLGPVGQPVDPAVDSADYEVHAMHDAPEVITQTGGYIGESSHARGEEAPSSYIDDVLLMTEDELRQIQEGTLSAISFGLDSLTGTSSTSVVQCDLGSGSAIGDKGKRILGFTSLMTTPDIPEEEEEMPRVDVVYENIQNIPPLPKTYIKSPAKLKRKRGDEDPSEPSSVAKRIDFDDPSAA, encoded by the exons atgggagataacaatgaaaacactgaccaaccacaactacaacaaccaaaccctcatttgccaaaccccccctcaattcaagatttgattgcacaaaatttgaatgaattgagggggattgcagaagtatatcgtaggatccctcgtctaaacccattgtttgatcctctcacgtcgatcgtaaaaagtatggaaaccatgactaaggagcacgatgccacccttttgtggcgagattctatgaaggaaaaatatgcagatggcttgttgtataaggatatcaaggatcttgagatatccaaagccgaaatcccctcattgtttgtcaatccccatactggtcagcctgtagatcccaaaaaaataaaactttctatcaaatggtgcacaaatgatgggattgtgaaaaacttttgggatcgttggtggatggttttcgacaaaccacccaacaacaatcttgatatccccttctatttcataaaaaaattgtatcctgagtttgttttacagaaacatgtgaactactttgacatccaacctttccagggtgtaggtttaggtatgccccaaaatagacctggggcagttagagtagtccaaggcccatatgtcccccctcctcctgttgatcccccacctgcagttcagcatcctgatatcatttgtgaggcggcttcacggaccatatcggctattcactctttgagtagccttttggtttctcaggctgcgtcagtagctcagcctacttttgatggtagcggtgcatcaggtggtgctgacacgtcatcctcgactccacacatatgtgtgccacatagttgtgtcatgtgtgggcacgtatgcttgggtccagttggacagcccgttgatcctgctgtggacagtgcagattacgaggtgcatgcgatgcatgatgcaccagaggttattacacagactggaggatacattggggagtcctcacatgctagaggcgaggaggcaccgtcatcatacattgatgatgtattg ttgatgaccgaggatgagttgagacagattcaggaaggcaccttgtcggccatttcatttggcctcgatagcttgacg ggcacaagcagcacaagtgtggtgcagtgtgatctaggatctggtagtgcaattggagacaagggaaag agaatccttggcttcacatccttgatgactacacccgatatacctgaagaagaagaagagatgcctcgagtagat gttgtttatgaaaatattcaaaacatacctcctctaccgaagacatacatcaagagtcctgcaaagctgaagagaaaacgtggagatgag gatccttcagagccgagcagtgtggcgaagaggatcgattttgatgatccatcagcagcttag